In Cryptomeria japonica chromosome 10, Sugi_1.0, whole genome shotgun sequence, a genomic segment contains:
- the LOC131055529 gene encoding putative receptor-like protein kinase At3g47110, which produces MTMVQAIDVSSNLLVGSIPSTIGSCTSVQYLNLSHNSVHGPIPDSLRQLQSSGDLDLSWNNLPGTIPESLETLKMLHHLNLSMNKLTGEVPKGGIFRRLTNASFVENVGLCGPWIHNMPSCPSLVSHTHNSHLKNWRIIAPVVVTTFFICICFLAFLICKYGKKKSSTNLQTTEAFHLNLGLPRISQEAIMAATNGLSDANLLGVGNYGSVYKGEMSDGTLIAIKVLNLQNEDAHQSFDRECKALGRVRHINLVGVITCCSNLDFKALIFPYMQKGSLEGWIYPEGDECELSLTERLSVAIDIAQALAYLHQQCFVQVLHCDLKPSNVLLGDDMIAHLTDFCIARIVLANSMDSMTSASHLLKGSVGYIAPEYGLGTRVSTKGDVFSYRVLLLEMFTRMRPTNAIFKDGLNLPKWAAENLPHRVSEIVDRNLWRNLWREDQGSKNVITEIMDVGLLCTRESPQERPNMLQIAYILEKIRTNMYRVILR; this is translated from the exons ATGACAATGGTGCAGGCCATAGATGTTTCTTCAAATTTATTAGTGGGTTCAATACCTAGCACAATTGGAAGCTGCACATCAGTGCAATACCTTAATCTATCACACAATTCTGTGCATGGTCCAATACCAGATTCACTTCGGCAACTTCAGAGCTCGGGGGACCTAGATTTGTCCTGGAACAATTTGCCAGGAACCATACCAGAGTCCCTAGAAACACTCAAGATGCTTCACCACTTGAATTTATCCATGAATAAGTTAACAGGAGAAGTGCCCAAAGGTGGTATTTTCAGAAGGCTTACTAATGCATCATTTGTAGAAAATGTGGGTCTGTGTGGACCATGGATACATAATATGCCATCATGCCCTTCTCTTGTGTCTCACACTCATAATTCTCATTTGAAAAATTGGAGGATAATAGCTCCTGTTGTTGTCACAACTTTTTTTATCTGCATTTGCTTCTTAGCTTTCTTAATTTGCAAGTATGGGAAGAAGAAAAGTAGTACAAACTTGCAAACTACAGAAGCTTTTCATTTGAATTTGGGCCTGCCTAGAATTTCACAAGAGGCTATTATGGCTGCAACTAATGGGCTTAGTGATGCCAACCTTTTAGGGGTTGGTAATTATGGATCAGTGTATAAAGGGGAGATGAGTGATGGCACACTAATTGCTATTAAGGTTCTCAATTTGCAAAATGAAGATGCTCATCAAAGTTTTGATAGGGAGTGCAAGGCTTTAGGCAGGGTCAGGCACATAAATCTGGTTGGAGTCATTACTTGCTGCTCCAACCTTGATTTCAAAGCTTTGATTTTCCCCTATATGCAAAAGGGCAGCTTGGAAGGCTGGATATACCCTGAGGGAGATGAGTGTGAACTAAGTTTGACAGAAAGACTGAGCGTAGCCATTGACATAGCTCAAGCCTTAGcataccttcatcaacaatgcTTTGTACAGGTTCTGCATTGTGATTTAAAACCCAGTAATGTATTGTTGGGAGACGACATGATAGCACATCTGACAGACTTCTGCATTGCAAGAATAGTCTTGGCCAACTCTATGGATTCCATGACTTCCGCCTCACATTTACTCAAAGGATCAGTAGGCTACATTGCCCCAG AGTATGGATTGGGTACAAGGGTGTCGACCAAAGGAGATGTGTTCAGCTACAGAGTATTATTACTAGAGATGTTTACAAGAATGAGGCCAACGAATGCCATTTTCAAGGATGGATTAAACTTGCCAAAATGGGCAGCTGAAAATCTCCCGCATAGAGTTAGTGAAATAGTTGATAGAAATCTGTGGAGAAATCTGTGGAGAGAAGACCAAGGTAGCAAGAATGTGATAACTGAAATCATGGACGTAGGGCTGCTGTGCACACGAGAGTCCCCTCAAGAACGACCCAACATGCTTCAAATTGCTTACATTTTAGAGAAAATTAGGACCAATATGTACCGTGTCATACTAAGATGA